One Cucumis sativus cultivar 9930 chromosome 1, Cucumber_9930_V3, whole genome shotgun sequence DNA segment encodes these proteins:
- the LOC116401711 gene encoding uncharacterized protein LOC116401711, producing MLFIVLQCKNLIADVGDMMSVQVIVEGSMNSSNPYFSSSWRRDFAGGFILDMGVHFIAGLRMLVGCEVVSVSATTSYVDKSLPPPDNISSLFQLENGCSGVFVMVFLLDLHRKQFSFFQVNLVRTKENLPIFVLLAKMKM from the exons ATGCTCTTTATTGTTTTGCAGTGCAAAAACTTAATTGCTGACGTTGGGGATATGATGAGCGTCCAAGTGATTGTTGAAGGATCAATGAATAGTTCGAACCCCTACTTCTCAAGCTCTTGGCGGCGGGACTTCGCT GGGGGTTTCATTCTGGATATGGGCGTACACTTCATTGCTGGATTACGGATG CTTGTTGGATGTGAGGTGGTATCAGTTTCAGCGACTACCTCCTATGTGGATAAGTCTTTACCTCCGCCAGATAACATATCCTCGCTCTT CCAACTGGAGAATGGATGTTCTGGTGTTTTCGTAATGGTGTTTCTACTTGATTTACATCGTAagcagttttcttttttccaggTTAATCTTGTaagaactaaagaaaactTACCAATATTCGTTCTGCTTGCAAAGATGAAAATGTGA